AGGCGTTCCCACTCCAGCTCACGACTGAGTGACGAATGCTTGGCGCCGGTACACTCGGCGATGCCCATCAGCTCGGCATACAGCTCCAGCGAATAGATCTTGCCGAATGGGGCGAACATCGTGCCTAGCTCAAAGCCGATAAACTCGCCGGCGCACTCGCCGATCTGACGATAGGCGTCGGCGATCGCAGCGTCGCTTTGCCTGGTCAGGCCATACGACTGAAAAATGACCGGCGTCCCGGCGTATTCGTTGATCAGATCGATCTGCTGGCGGTAAGCGTCCAGGTTGAACGCACTGCCCGGCGCATCGCCCACAAAAGCGCCGGCGACAAATTTGCCGTCGCCAATCAACTCGCGCGTCAGCTGCAGCGCCTGGCGACGGATCGCGTCATCAATCAGGTTGCCATAGCCGGTGTCCATGTTGACGGCCGGAGCCAAGCCAGCCGCATGCGTCCGCTGCACATGCGCCGCAAAGCCATCCCAATCAATCGCGCCGTCGCTGGAGAATGGCAGTAAAATCGCCGACATGCCGGTGATCTTCCGGCGAGGCTGAAACAACTCGGCCAGCGTGTCGGCCGACATCTTTTCTGTTTGAATCACGTTCACGCTTGCACTGTGGGGTTGAGCACTGTGGGGTCGAGAGTATCTCAATCGCCGCCGGAAGTCGGAGCCTAGCGACGCTACCAAATCCTGTTGTACTCGCCAGGGGCCTGTTTGCCTTGGCGGATTGGGCTGTTTTTGAGCTGGCGAATCGGGCGTGTTGATCGACTTGAAACTCGAACATCGGCCCCCCGGAGTCCTAGCTGCCTGTTGAAAAATGCCATCGTGGCATTTTCCAACCTCGCCAGGCTCA
This sequence is a window from Blastopirellula retiformator. Protein-coding genes within it:
- a CDS encoding dihydrodipicolinate synthase family protein yields the protein MIQTEKMSADTLAELFQPRRKITGMSAILLPFSSDGAIDWDGFAAHVQRTHAAGLAPAVNMDTGYGNLIDDAIRRQALQLTRELIGDGKFVAGAFVGDAPGSAFNLDAYRQQIDLINEYAGTPVIFQSYGLTRQSDAAIADAYRQIGECAGEFIGFELGTMFAPFGKIYSLELYAELMGIAECTGAKHSSLSRELEWERLILRNRTRPDFRVFTGNDLAIDMVMYGSDYLLGLSTFAPEEFAMRDAYWEAGDPRFYELNDLLQYLGFFAFRDPVPAYKHSAAQFLFDRGWIKSSLTHPNSPKRPDSDEPILHDILVRLEKLTG